One Nyctibius grandis isolate bNycGra1 chromosome 17, bNycGra1.pri, whole genome shotgun sequence genomic window carries:
- the POLR3C gene encoding DNA-directed RNA polymerase III subunit RPC3: MTQAEIKLCSLLLQEHFGEIVEKIGTYLVRTGTQPLRVLAGDTGLLLDQVRKALCVLIQHNLVTYQVQKRGLVEYEAHCKRVLRILRYPRYIYTAKTLYGDTGELVVEELLLNGQMTMSAVVRKVADRLTETMEDGKTMDYAEVSNTFVRLADTHFVQRCPLVPETPASPAAPPPAAPTLVSNEKDMYVVPRLTLVGKGKRRRSCDEEESGEHKAKKQKQDGESSEPPPDDGIYWQVNIDRFHQHFRDQGIVSAVANRMDQTSSEIVRTMLRMSEVTTSSSAPYTQPLSSNEIFRSLPAGYNIGKQVLDQYLTLLADDPLEFVGKSGDSGGGMYTVNLHKALASLATATLESIVEERFGSHCARIFRLLLRKKHLEQKQVEDFAMIPAKEAKDMLYRMLSENLVSLQEIPKTPDHVPSRTFYLYTVNVLSSARMLLQRCYKSVANLIQRRQHETKENKRLLEKSQRVEAILASMQATGAEDTQLQEIEEMITAPERQQLENLKRNVNKIDASENQVDETIFVLESFIASTARRP, encoded by the exons ATGACTCAGGCAGAAATCAAGCTgtgctccctcctgctgcaaGAGCATTTCGGGGAGATCGTGGAGAAGATCGGGACGTACCTCGTCAGGACGGGCACCCAGCCGCTGCGCGTGCTCGCCGGCGAcacggggctgctgctggaTCAG GTGAGGAAAGCCCTCTGCGTCCTCATCCAGCACAACCTGGTGACGTACCAGGTGCAGAAGCGCGGGCTGGTGGAGTACGAGGCCCACTGCAAGCGGGTCCTGAGGATCCTCCGCTACCCCCGCTACATCTACACCGCCAAGACCCTCTACGGCGACACGGGCGAGCTCGTCGTGGAGGAGCTGCTCCTCAACGGGCAGATGACGATGAGCGCGGTGGTGAGGAAGGTGGCGGACAGGCTGACGGAGACGATGGAAG ACGGGAAGACCATGGACTACGCCGAAGTCTCCAACACCTTCGTGCGCCTGGCGGACACCCACTTCGTGCAGAGGTGCCCGCTGGTGCCCGAAACCCCCGCgagccccgccgcgccgccccccgccgcgcccaCCTTGGTGAGCAACGAGAAGGACATGTACGTGGTGCCCAGGCTGACCCTCGTCG ggaaggggaagcGGCGACGCTCGTGCGACGAGGAGGAGAGCGGCGAGCACAAGGCTAAGAAGCAGAAGCAAGATGGAGAGAGCTCGGAG CCTCCACCCGACGATGGCATTTACTGGCAAGTCAACATCGACCGGTTCCACCAGCATTTTCGAGACCAGGGCATTGTCAGCGCCGTGGCCAACCGCATGGACCAG ACCAGCAGCGAGATCGTGCGGACGATGCTGCGGATGAGCGAGGTGACCACGTCCTCCAGCGCGCCCTACACCCAGCCGCTCTCCTCCAACGAG ATATTCAGATCTCTGCCAGCCGGGTACAACATCGGGAAGCAAGTTTTGGACCAGTACCTCACCCTGTTGGCAGACGACCCG ctcGAGTTCGTGGGTAAATCGGGGGACAGCGGCGGGGGCATGTACACCGTCA ACCTTCACAAGGCCCTGGCGTCTCTGGCCACGGCCACCCTGGAGTCCATCGTGGAGGAGAG GTTTGGTTCTCACTGCGCCCGGATCTTCCGCCTGCTCCTGCGGAAGAAGCACCTGGAGCAGAAGCAAGTGGAGGATTTTGCCATGATCCCGGCCAAGGAGGCCAAGGACATGCTCTACAGGATGCTCTCGGAGAACCTGGTGTCCCTGCAG GAGATCCCCAAGACCCCCGACCACGTGCCGTCCCGCACCTTCTACCTCTACACCGTGAACGTCCTCTCCTCCGCGCggatgctgctgcagaggtgctACAAG agCGTGGCCAACCTGATCCAACGGCGCCAGCATGAGACCAAGGAGAACAA GCGGCTGCTGGAGAAGTCGCAGCGGGTGGAGGCCATCTTGGCATCCATGCAGGCCACCGGCGCCGAGGACACACAGCTGCAGGAGATCGAGGAGATGATCACGGCCCCCGAgcggcagcagctggagaaccTCAAACGCAACGTCAACAA GATCGACGCCAGCGAGAACCAGGTGGACGAGACCATCTTTGTGCTGGAGTCGTTCATCGCGAGCACGGCGAGGCGGCCCtga
- the NUDT17 gene encoding nucleoside diphosphate-linked moiety X motif 17 isoform X6 has translation MAGSARVLVHVQRGGAERAARFGQSVTGTFCPAHEDSALVSCGLDRGRFLLSDVPFPGSTPVLLKRPSFCPAKRLGERPELPLPAELRGRGVAAGVAVLLRASTGRILLTRRASTLSIFPNIWVPPGGHVEPGEELLAVGLRELEEETGLRLPAGTFSWGTLGLWESLYPPMLSRGLPRRHHVVTYLLLRSDEPHAQLEARMRPNESEVSAYAWLEPPVLAAIAATGDEVKGLGGVPSALPATISITELSGGSASSTRLPTATLLATAPARGEDVERVSTGTKFALGLCLGSQGRP, from the exons ATGGCGGGGTCGGCGCGCGTGCTGGTGCACGTGCAGAGGGGCGGGGCAGAGCGGGCCGCGCGCTTCGGGCAG AGCGTCACCGGCACCTTCTGCCCCGCACACGAGGACTCGGCCCTGGTGAGCTGCGGCCTCGACCGCGGCCGCTTCCTGCTCTCGGACGTGCCCTTCCCCGGCTCCACCCCCGTCCTCCTCAAG AGACCCTCCTTCTGCCCCGCCAAGCGCCTCGGGGAGCGGCCGgagctccccctccccgccgagCTGCGGGGCCGCGGGGTGGCCGCGGGGGTGGCCGTGCTGCTGCGGGCCAGCACTGGCCGCATCCTGCTCACCCGCCGCGCCAGCACCCTCAGCATCTTCCCCAACATCTGGGTGCCACCCG GTGGGCACGTGGAGCCAGGTGAAGAG CTGCTGGCCGtggggctgcgggagctggaggaggagacgGGGCTGCGCCTGCCCGCGGGGACCTTCTCCTGGGGGACGCTCGGCCTCTGGGAG TCCCTGTACCCGCCGATGCTGAGCCGGGGGCTGCCGCGCCGCCACCACGTCGTCACCTACCTGCTGCTCCGCTCCGACGAGCCCCACGCGCAGCTGGAG GCCAGGATGCGGCCCAACGAGAGCGAGGTGAGCGCCTACGCCTGGCTGGAGCCCCCCGTCCTGGCGGCCATCGCGGCCACGGGGGATGAAgtgaaggggctggggggggtccccagcgcGCTGCCGGCCACCATCAG CATCACGGAGCTGAGCGGCGGCTCCGCCAGCAGCACCCGGCTCCCCACCGCCACCCTCCTGGCCAcggccccggcccgcggggAGGACGTGGAGCGGGTCAGCACCGGCACCAAGTTCGCCCTCGGGCTCTGCCTGGGGTCCCAGGGGCGGCCCTAG
- the NUDT17 gene encoding nucleoside diphosphate-linked moiety X motif 17 isoform X4 — MAGSARVLVHVQRGGAERAARFGQSVTGTFCPAHEDSALVSCGLDRGRFLLSDVPFPGSTPVLLKVGGGQRTPGPPPSATTHGPVPSCHPAPQRPSFCPAKRLGERPELPLPAELRGRGVAAGVAVLLRASTGRILLTRRASTLSIFPNIWVPPGGHVEPGEELLAVGLRELEEETGLRLPAGTFSWGTLGLWEVTPCSAGGAQHPWVGGGTGLRCVPPPHCCPWGWGVAPGSPRAPPVSPQSLYPPMLSRGLPRRHHVVTYLLLRSDEPHAQLEARMRPNESEVSAYAWLEPPVLAAIAATGDEVKGLGGVPSALPATISITELSGGSASSTRLPTATLLATAPARGEDVERVSTGTKFALGLCLGSQGRP, encoded by the exons ATGGCGGGGTCGGCGCGCGTGCTGGTGCACGTGCAGAGGGGCGGGGCAGAGCGGGCCGCGCGCTTCGGGCAG AGCGTCACCGGCACCTTCTGCCCCGCACACGAGGACTCGGCCCTGGTGAGCTGCGGCCTCGACCGCGGCCGCTTCCTGCTCTCGGACGTGCCCTTCCCCGGCTCCACCCCCGTCCTCCTCAAGGTGGGTGGGGGCCAGCGGAcccctgggccccccccgagTGCCACCACCCACGGCCCTGTCCCCTCGTGTCACCCTGCCCCGCAGAGACCCTCCTTCTGCCCCGCCAAGCGCCTCGGGGAGCGGCCGgagctccccctccccgccgagCTGCGGGGCCGCGGGGTGGCCGCGGGGGTGGCCGTGCTGCTGCGGGCCAGCACTGGCCGCATCCTGCTCACCCGCCGCGCCAGCACCCTCAGCATCTTCCCCAACATCTGGGTGCCACCCG GTGGGCACGTGGAGCCAGGTGAAGAG CTGCTGGCCGtggggctgcgggagctggaggaggagacgGGGCTGCGCCTGCCCGCGGGGACCTTCTCCTGGGGGACGCTCGGCCTCTGGGAGGTAACGCCCTGCTCGGCTGGGGGTgcccagcacccctgggtggGGGGTGGCACGGGGTTGaggtgtgtcccccccccccactgctgcccgtggggctggggggtggcccCGGGGTCCCCTCGCGCCCCGCCCGTGTCCCCGCAGTCCCTGTACCCGCCGATGCTGAGCCGGGGGCTGCCGCGCCGCCACCACGTCGTCACCTACCTGCTGCTCCGCTCCGACGAGCCCCACGCGCAGCTGGAG GCCAGGATGCGGCCCAACGAGAGCGAGGTGAGCGCCTACGCCTGGCTGGAGCCCCCCGTCCTGGCGGCCATCGCGGCCACGGGGGATGAAgtgaaggggctggggggggtccccagcgcGCTGCCGGCCACCATCAG CATCACGGAGCTGAGCGGCGGCTCCGCCAGCAGCACCCGGCTCCCCACCGCCACCCTCCTGGCCAcggccccggcccgcggggAGGACGTGGAGCGGGTCAGCACCGGCACCAAGTTCGCCCTCGGGCTCTGCCTGGGGTCCCAGGGGCGGCCCTAG
- the NUDT17 gene encoding nucleoside diphosphate-linked moiety X motif 17 isoform X5, producing MVPRWWPSQCHSSDHHGTRMVAIVVPWRRWLVWYQGGGHCGATAVTTMVPRWWPSRCRGSSHTATIPLALPSPQSVTGTFCPAHEDSALVSCGLDRGRFLLSDVPFPGSTPVLLKRPSFCPAKRLGERPELPLPAELRGRGVAAGVAVLLRASTGRILLTRRASTLSIFPNIWVPPGGHVEPGEELLAVGLRELEEETGLRLPAGTFSWGTLGLWESLYPPMLSRGLPRRHHVVTYLLLRSDEPHAQLEARMRPNESEVSAYAWLEPPVLAAIAATGDEVKGLGGVPSALPATISITELSGGSASSTRLPTATLLATAPARGEDVERVSTGTKFALGLCLGSQGRP from the exons ATGGTACCAAGGTGGTGGCCATCGCAGTGCCACAGCAGTGACCACCATGGTACTAGGATGGTGGCCATCGTAGTGCCATGGCGGCGGTGGCTAGTGTGGTACCAAGGTGGTGGCCATTGCGGCGCCACAGCAGTGACCACCATGGTACCAAGGTGGTGGCCATCGCGGTGCCGTGGCAGTAGCCACACGGCCACCATCCCGCTGGCACTGCCCTCCCCGCAGAGCGTCACCGGCACCTTCTGCCCCGCACACGAGGACTCGGCCCTGGTGAGCTGCGGCCTCGACCGCGGCCGCTTCCTGCTCTCGGACGTGCCCTTCCCCGGCTCCACCCCCGTCCTCCTCAAG AGACCCTCCTTCTGCCCCGCCAAGCGCCTCGGGGAGCGGCCGgagctccccctccccgccgagCTGCGGGGCCGCGGGGTGGCCGCGGGGGTGGCCGTGCTGCTGCGGGCCAGCACTGGCCGCATCCTGCTCACCCGCCGCGCCAGCACCCTCAGCATCTTCCCCAACATCTGGGTGCCACCCG GTGGGCACGTGGAGCCAGGTGAAGAG CTGCTGGCCGtggggctgcgggagctggaggaggagacgGGGCTGCGCCTGCCCGCGGGGACCTTCTCCTGGGGGACGCTCGGCCTCTGGGAG TCCCTGTACCCGCCGATGCTGAGCCGGGGGCTGCCGCGCCGCCACCACGTCGTCACCTACCTGCTGCTCCGCTCCGACGAGCCCCACGCGCAGCTGGAG GCCAGGATGCGGCCCAACGAGAGCGAGGTGAGCGCCTACGCCTGGCTGGAGCCCCCCGTCCTGGCGGCCATCGCGGCCACGGGGGATGAAgtgaaggggctggggggggtccccagcgcGCTGCCGGCCACCATCAG CATCACGGAGCTGAGCGGCGGCTCCGCCAGCAGCACCCGGCTCCCCACCGCCACCCTCCTGGCCAcggccccggcccgcggggAGGACGTGGAGCGGGTCAGCACCGGCACCAAGTTCGCCCTCGGGCTCTGCCTGGGGTCCCAGGGGCGGCCCTAG
- the NUDT17 gene encoding nucleoside diphosphate-linked moiety X motif 17 isoform X2, translating into MVPRWWPSQCHSSDHHGTRMVAIVVPWRRWLVWYQGGGHCGATAVTTMVPRWWPSRCRGSSHTATIPLALPSPQSVTGTFCPAHEDSALVSCGLDRGRFLLSDVPFPGSTPVLLKRPSFCPAKRLGERPELPLPAELRGRGVAAGVAVLLRASTGRILLTRRASTLSIFPNIWVPPGGHVEPGEELLAVGLRELEEETGLRLPAGTFSWGTLGLWEVTPCSAGGAQHPWVGGGTGLRCVPPPHCCPWGWGVAPGSPRAPPVSPQSLYPPMLSRGLPRRHHVVTYLLLRSDEPHAQLEARMRPNESEVSAYAWLEPPVLAAIAATGDEVKGLGGVPSALPATISITELSGGSASSTRLPTATLLATAPARGEDVERVSTGTKFALGLCLGSQGRP; encoded by the exons ATGGTACCAAGGTGGTGGCCATCGCAGTGCCACAGCAGTGACCACCATGGTACTAGGATGGTGGCCATCGTAGTGCCATGGCGGCGGTGGCTAGTGTGGTACCAAGGTGGTGGCCATTGCGGCGCCACAGCAGTGACCACCATGGTACCAAGGTGGTGGCCATCGCGGTGCCGTGGCAGTAGCCACACGGCCACCATCCCGCTGGCACTGCCCTCCCCGCAGAGCGTCACCGGCACCTTCTGCCCCGCACACGAGGACTCGGCCCTGGTGAGCTGCGGCCTCGACCGCGGCCGCTTCCTGCTCTCGGACGTGCCCTTCCCCGGCTCCACCCCCGTCCTCCTCAAG AGACCCTCCTTCTGCCCCGCCAAGCGCCTCGGGGAGCGGCCGgagctccccctccccgccgagCTGCGGGGCCGCGGGGTGGCCGCGGGGGTGGCCGTGCTGCTGCGGGCCAGCACTGGCCGCATCCTGCTCACCCGCCGCGCCAGCACCCTCAGCATCTTCCCCAACATCTGGGTGCCACCCG GTGGGCACGTGGAGCCAGGTGAAGAG CTGCTGGCCGtggggctgcgggagctggaggaggagacgGGGCTGCGCCTGCCCGCGGGGACCTTCTCCTGGGGGACGCTCGGCCTCTGGGAGGTAACGCCCTGCTCGGCTGGGGGTgcccagcacccctgggtggGGGGTGGCACGGGGTTGaggtgtgtcccccccccccactgctgcccgtggggctggggggtggcccCGGGGTCCCCTCGCGCCCCGCCCGTGTCCCCGCAGTCCCTGTACCCGCCGATGCTGAGCCGGGGGCTGCCGCGCCGCCACCACGTCGTCACCTACCTGCTGCTCCGCTCCGACGAGCCCCACGCGCAGCTGGAG GCCAGGATGCGGCCCAACGAGAGCGAGGTGAGCGCCTACGCCTGGCTGGAGCCCCCCGTCCTGGCGGCCATCGCGGCCACGGGGGATGAAgtgaaggggctggggggggtccccagcgcGCTGCCGGCCACCATCAG CATCACGGAGCTGAGCGGCGGCTCCGCCAGCAGCACCCGGCTCCCCACCGCCACCCTCCTGGCCAcggccccggcccgcggggAGGACGTGGAGCGGGTCAGCACCGGCACCAAGTTCGCCCTCGGGCTCTGCCTGGGGTCCCAGGGGCGGCCCTAG
- the NUDT17 gene encoding nucleoside diphosphate-linked moiety X motif 17 isoform X3, which translates to MVPRWWPSQCHSSDHHGTRMVAIVVPWRRWLVWYQGGGHCGATAVTTMVPRWWPSRCRGSSHTATIPLALPSPQSVTGTFCPAHEDSALVSCGLDRGRFLLSDVPFPGSTPVLLKVGGGQRTPGPPPSATTHGPVPSCHPAPQRPSFCPAKRLGERPELPLPAELRGRGVAAGVAVLLRASTGRILLTRRASTLSIFPNIWVPPGGHVEPGEELLAVGLRELEEETGLRLPAGTFSWGTLGLWESLYPPMLSRGLPRRHHVVTYLLLRSDEPHAQLEARMRPNESEVSAYAWLEPPVLAAIAATGDEVKGLGGVPSALPATISITELSGGSASSTRLPTATLLATAPARGEDVERVSTGTKFALGLCLGSQGRP; encoded by the exons ATGGTACCAAGGTGGTGGCCATCGCAGTGCCACAGCAGTGACCACCATGGTACTAGGATGGTGGCCATCGTAGTGCCATGGCGGCGGTGGCTAGTGTGGTACCAAGGTGGTGGCCATTGCGGCGCCACAGCAGTGACCACCATGGTACCAAGGTGGTGGCCATCGCGGTGCCGTGGCAGTAGCCACACGGCCACCATCCCGCTGGCACTGCCCTCCCCGCAGAGCGTCACCGGCACCTTCTGCCCCGCACACGAGGACTCGGCCCTGGTGAGCTGCGGCCTCGACCGCGGCCGCTTCCTGCTCTCGGACGTGCCCTTCCCCGGCTCCACCCCCGTCCTCCTCAAGGTGGGTGGGGGCCAGCGGAcccctgggccccccccgagTGCCACCACCCACGGCCCTGTCCCCTCGTGTCACCCTGCCCCGCAGAGACCCTCCTTCTGCCCCGCCAAGCGCCTCGGGGAGCGGCCGgagctccccctccccgccgagCTGCGGGGCCGCGGGGTGGCCGCGGGGGTGGCCGTGCTGCTGCGGGCCAGCACTGGCCGCATCCTGCTCACCCGCCGCGCCAGCACCCTCAGCATCTTCCCCAACATCTGGGTGCCACCCG GTGGGCACGTGGAGCCAGGTGAAGAG CTGCTGGCCGtggggctgcgggagctggaggaggagacgGGGCTGCGCCTGCCCGCGGGGACCTTCTCCTGGGGGACGCTCGGCCTCTGGGAG TCCCTGTACCCGCCGATGCTGAGCCGGGGGCTGCCGCGCCGCCACCACGTCGTCACCTACCTGCTGCTCCGCTCCGACGAGCCCCACGCGCAGCTGGAG GCCAGGATGCGGCCCAACGAGAGCGAGGTGAGCGCCTACGCCTGGCTGGAGCCCCCCGTCCTGGCGGCCATCGCGGCCACGGGGGATGAAgtgaaggggctggggggggtccccagcgcGCTGCCGGCCACCATCAG CATCACGGAGCTGAGCGGCGGCTCCGCCAGCAGCACCCGGCTCCCCACCGCCACCCTCCTGGCCAcggccccggcccgcggggAGGACGTGGAGCGGGTCAGCACCGGCACCAAGTTCGCCCTCGGGCTCTGCCTGGGGTCCCAGGGGCGGCCCTAG
- the NUDT17 gene encoding nucleoside diphosphate-linked moiety X motif 17 isoform X1, which yields MVPRWWPSQCHSSDHHGTRMVAIVVPWRRWLVWYQGGGHCGATAVTTMVPRWWPSRCRGSSHTATIPLALPSPQSVTGTFCPAHEDSALVSCGLDRGRFLLSDVPFPGSTPVLLKVGGGQRTPGPPPSATTHGPVPSCHPAPQRPSFCPAKRLGERPELPLPAELRGRGVAAGVAVLLRASTGRILLTRRASTLSIFPNIWVPPGGHVEPGEELLAVGLRELEEETGLRLPAGTFSWGTLGLWEVTPCSAGGAQHPWVGGGTGLRCVPPPHCCPWGWGVAPGSPRAPPVSPQSLYPPMLSRGLPRRHHVVTYLLLRSDEPHAQLEARMRPNESEVSAYAWLEPPVLAAIAATGDEVKGLGGVPSALPATISITELSGGSASSTRLPTATLLATAPARGEDVERVSTGTKFALGLCLGSQGRP from the exons ATGGTACCAAGGTGGTGGCCATCGCAGTGCCACAGCAGTGACCACCATGGTACTAGGATGGTGGCCATCGTAGTGCCATGGCGGCGGTGGCTAGTGTGGTACCAAGGTGGTGGCCATTGCGGCGCCACAGCAGTGACCACCATGGTACCAAGGTGGTGGCCATCGCGGTGCCGTGGCAGTAGCCACACGGCCACCATCCCGCTGGCACTGCCCTCCCCGCAGAGCGTCACCGGCACCTTCTGCCCCGCACACGAGGACTCGGCCCTGGTGAGCTGCGGCCTCGACCGCGGCCGCTTCCTGCTCTCGGACGTGCCCTTCCCCGGCTCCACCCCCGTCCTCCTCAAGGTGGGTGGGGGCCAGCGGAcccctgggccccccccgagTGCCACCACCCACGGCCCTGTCCCCTCGTGTCACCCTGCCCCGCAGAGACCCTCCTTCTGCCCCGCCAAGCGCCTCGGGGAGCGGCCGgagctccccctccccgccgagCTGCGGGGCCGCGGGGTGGCCGCGGGGGTGGCCGTGCTGCTGCGGGCCAGCACTGGCCGCATCCTGCTCACCCGCCGCGCCAGCACCCTCAGCATCTTCCCCAACATCTGGGTGCCACCCG GTGGGCACGTGGAGCCAGGTGAAGAG CTGCTGGCCGtggggctgcgggagctggaggaggagacgGGGCTGCGCCTGCCCGCGGGGACCTTCTCCTGGGGGACGCTCGGCCTCTGGGAGGTAACGCCCTGCTCGGCTGGGGGTgcccagcacccctgggtggGGGGTGGCACGGGGTTGaggtgtgtcccccccccccactgctgcccgtggggctggggggtggcccCGGGGTCCCCTCGCGCCCCGCCCGTGTCCCCGCAGTCCCTGTACCCGCCGATGCTGAGCCGGGGGCTGCCGCGCCGCCACCACGTCGTCACCTACCTGCTGCTCCGCTCCGACGAGCCCCACGCGCAGCTGGAG GCCAGGATGCGGCCCAACGAGAGCGAGGTGAGCGCCTACGCCTGGCTGGAGCCCCCCGTCCTGGCGGCCATCGCGGCCACGGGGGATGAAgtgaaggggctggggggggtccccagcgcGCTGCCGGCCACCATCAG CATCACGGAGCTGAGCGGCGGCTCCGCCAGCAGCACCCGGCTCCCCACCGCCACCCTCCTGGCCAcggccccggcccgcggggAGGACGTGGAGCGGGTCAGCACCGGCACCAAGTTCGCCCTCGGGCTCTGCCTGGGGTCCCAGGGGCGGCCCTAG